DNA from Rhinoderma darwinii isolate aRhiDar2 chromosome 6, aRhiDar2.hap1, whole genome shotgun sequence:
ATATAATGTTAGCCTACATCCACAGTTTGCAATGGTGTTATGGAAAAAGATGCAGCAACTACCTTTTAAAAGTGCAACTCGGTcccaaaataattatatatttaaatatatttaaaaaaaaaaaagaaatatattgaaaaatgcttgataaaggtcccatagcaggatggaaacgttgcagcttgtgctggcttaataaaccaccattgtgtgtatgtgtgtgtatatatatatattttttatttatttatttattagggctgggcaattatgacctaaatcaaaatcattatTAATTGTACATATAACCTCGATAACGATTATTTAGGTCACACCGctttttgcatgccacaccccctatttgtatgctacgccattgaattaatatttagtcCCTGAGCCTACAtgtttactactgtatataatataccccgtgatatttcccccatagctgccctccacaacatataatccccccataactgcccccccacagtataatgcccccataactgcccccccacagtataatgccccccataattgCCCTCCACAacatataatccccccataactgcccccccacagtataatgccccatataactGACTTCCACACAGAATTTTGCTTATTTTTCGTTTTAATTGTCCATCCCTAATATATATATTCATAATAAAATAAGTATATTATTATTAAGTGTTCATAGAACCGAGAAACCATGATCACGATGCCACATATCACTGCCATGAGTGCAGTcttgtgttttttctttattgAAGTCCATAGACAAAAACGCCCCAAATATGCCATAGACTGGGCACGCTgctttttagggaaaaaaaagaaaggaagcgCATCCTATAAAATGGGCGAGTGACCAGGATTTATCAGAATCTCGTTAAACAACCTACAACTTCTGGCATCTGTGGTGACCTAAATGGCCAGAAAATGTGGCCTTCATAAATAGTACAAAAATAAATTTGCGGTCATTTTGTAattcatctctttttttttttttttttttttttttttttcctatcgaCGAGTAACATCtgaattttttttctccctctcATGGAATCCCTATTCCTACCCCCAATGAATCTCCATTTAACTATTGGCCAGTGCAATGTTCTTGGTGAAATATGTGGAGTacggtctctttttttttttttcctacatccAAAATCTGTCAAGGGGTtgcatgagattagaaaaacattgctgctttcttctagtaacagcgccattcttgtccatgggcggtgtctggtattgcagctcgaccCCATTCGCCTCAATGCGgcagagttgcaataccagatacagaccATTGACAAAAGTATCGCTGTTGGTGAAACACTCTGGAAGATATAGTATTAAGTATGCCAGACATGTCTTCGTTATTTCTAATGGTCGCAGAAATCTTGTATGTGCAGAAATTGTTGATCCAACTTTTGTAATATACCCTAGAGATGCCCATAGACATTAGAGTATAGTTCATAAAAAGGACTAGTTACGGAATGtgcttctattcactgacagcagagaATCGAGACATTAGATATATACGAATGGACAATCCAACTACCAACACTCGGCATCTTTGATGGGTCACGTGCGCTATTGGACTTACCATTGCCTTATAGAATGATTAGATATTCACAGTAACATGTTTGTTGCAGAGTCGGATGATCACGGTCTTTGTTTACTTGTAGGTAAAACCATCCAAGAATCAGGAAAGCTCTGCAGGATCCCATAGGACAGGATGATGACCGCTCCGCTCCTTTTTCTGTGCGCCATCAACTTCTTCATCACATTGAAAGACAGTGCTTGCGCCAAAAATGTTAATTCCCATAACGTGAGGCCTCCCTTAGACCGTAAGTACCATCCTAAATGACTTTGAAATATGTTTGACATTTctccatatttttttaaatacatgggTGTTCTATTCTCTGGCCGCCTTAATATTCCCTGTTAGATAATACAATTCTGACttccagcagccaccactagagggagtttactGCATATGGTTTATAAATTGTactcaataataaaactgtatgcagtaaactcccaagttccctctagtggtgactacaaGCAGCCAGAATTGTATTATCTAACTGTAGATTTGGAGCACCGTATTAGAAAAACGGAGCTCTGACCCCTAAAATTccttattataaaattaatgatGTCAATAAAATGTTGTTTGCTTGCAGCCACACCATTCCCCAACAGCTTCAAGTGCTTTACATGTGAGAAATCAACTGATAATTATAACTGCAACCGCTGGGCCGAAGACAAGTGGTGTCCACCGAGTAAGTGAGAAGATTACACATTCCCTTATGTACTGTATTTAGGTGGTTACTTGTTTTATGTAACATCATTTCTTAGTTGTGTAGTCGCTGAAACCAGAGATGGGTCAAAATCTTAAGATTAGGTTGGTGACTATGTAAATTGTGCGTTTTTTGTttcccaaaaacagcgccactcatgGTTGTGtattgtattgcagctcagccccaaccCTATAGTGGCTGTTGAGGGGATCGATGTTCCATTGTAAATAAATGGAGCCCCAACCTCAATGATGTacggtaaaattcctttaatctggcatcgaCGGTCGAAGAaaagttttaagaaatctcaaaataaaatataaacgcAAAAAATTCTACTAAAACTTTATCTTTGTAATAAGAGGAATTTTCTAAATGGTCCTTTTTGCTCAGTCTTTGCTTCTAGTTTGGAAATGTTACACTATATCGCAGTTCTGTGCCGCAAACAAATGCCGGATTGTTCggtttctggattatcagattccGGATCAaaggaatttcactgtatagtggggaaaaaaagtttcaaagTGAAACCGTGCTTAAAGTGTACCTCCGTTTGTGATCGCCCGACCGACATTAGGTGTGGAGAGATGCCCCTGCACGCTTGGCGTTACGTTTTCTATAGCAACTATACATCGCTTAGAGAAATCGTGCACGGGTCTTATTAATTAGAATTGGACCCATGCACGATACTCTCCGGGTGTTATACGGTTGTGTGGCAACTGTACTGCCCAGTCCCATATGTCAGGGCGAGAGAGAAACAGTGGGCGTACAATCTATCACCTTCTCATGCtgccctgtgtgggggcagcataaagtagtgacaaaTGCGCTGCTTTCAGTGCTCTGTGACTTATTTGTTACAGTGCAGTCGTTTAGGAGAAATTTTGCCGCGCGCGGTCAGCGCTGCAGGCGAGGAGTCCAGTGATATTCACGCTGCCTGCCCCCCACCCTCCAGCTGCTGACACATTTCTCCATTTTGCTCCCTATTGATGTGCAAATTAGCAGCTGGAGGGCACGGGATCGTGGATATCAGGGACGAATAAGTGACAGACCGCTAAAATCATGCTGCCCTCTGACAAAGCGGCATAAGATTCACTTTACCTgtataaatgtttttgttttatgtaaTTTACTTTCATAATATAGTAAAGTTCTGATTTACAGGATATAAATGATTTGCCGCTGGATCACTTTGTGACTATTAAGCCTCTTGTGTTGCAGATACACATTACTGTAAAACAGTTCACCACTTCTCCAGCCATGGAAAAAGTAAATCCGTCACTAAGAAATGTGCGACCAGAGAAGAATGTCACAATGTCGGATGTCACCATCATCGGGACTCGGGTCATATGGTAAAGATATTGTATCCTACTGAATGTATCCCATACACGTATCCTAAATCCCATTTCATTAATGCAGAATAATGGGACTTGTACAACCACTTCTCCATTGAAACCTCGGACCAGGTATGGACAAGGTGGGGTCCTCGCTTTTGGACTGCCactagttaatagacatcactaccagccaggacgtgatgtctattcagaatcctgacacttcggtaacgtttgtctgagatttacagcaaggcaagcgtaatctagttttaaatgacagtttacagcgtaatctcgcgagattacgtttgccttgctgtaaatctcgcacacacacacgttaccgaagtgtcaggattctgaatagacatcacgtcctggttggtagtgatgtctattaactctcaggacacttgagtaaggttaatgtgtgtgtatgtggctacacatagtgatctagtaagatgactatgtgctgtgtaaatgaatggggagaagtgtatgacactggtcactgattggtcagcgtcatacactcctctatacgacgcccacttggtcaaaaagtaaaacatgcccagttgtccattgagaaactcattagcataaagctaatataggtcataactccgtgaaaaatgatcgtttttctaaataaaaaacactgctgtaatctacattacagcgccgatcacatcatgtacaatataggccacttagaggctccgtccccacattataagtattcttgaaaaaaaagctaTTTATATAGACATTtaactctctaaggccctgttcacactgaagattttgcaagcagaaaaaaaaactgtctgcactttcttgccacgattttcacaggttttttttttttgttttttttttttactcccattcatttcaatgggaggccagaAGTAGAACCGCAGCAATGAAGGACATACCGCTTTTATTTCCCACAAGCGCTTAAACCCGCCCAGGaagaaaatgcctctgcctcccattgaaatcaaatgggGGCGATCAGCTGAAAAAGCAACGTCTGCTCGTTTGTCaactgattgctgccctgtttacacatggcgaTGATCACAAATGAACGGTCGCGCAATCTTTGACCCGCGTAGAAGGGCCTTAAGGTTAGCTCAAAGTTCGGCGTTCACACGACCAAGTGACTGGACTATTGGACTTTCCAACCACTGGGAAATACCAAACAAGAATTTCACTTGTCTATAAAAGTCGGCATTCTTTTTACTGCTGCAGTTGCTGGACTAGTTCTGGATTATCGGGTGCCAGACTTTTGGAAAGTTAGTATATATTGGTCTCTGACAAACGTTCCTTTTGAAAATCCGTTGTATCCCGCCGTTCCCCCTccatttttgaaaaaaagttCTAATGCTCCCTTGACATTGCTAAATACATTGTTTCCTGTACCGCTACTTACGTGAGATTTCTTTCTTTCAGGAGTGCATTTCCTGTTGTGACGGGATGATCTGCAATGTTGATGTACCCACAAATCACACAAACGCCGTATTAAACTTCATGAGATCGCATCGGAAATCAGATGCCCACAGGGTGACCGTTTTCTTGCCAGCTGTGGCAGCTGCCATCCTAGTTCTGGTGATCCTCTAGCATAATTGGGCTAATACTGTCAAAATAGACATGGACTTCTCAGACGACCCACAAGAACTTCTGAAGTATGGGGGGGGTTTTACACAGTTAGGGTGGTCCGGTCGTCTTAAATGGCTATAAGTTATTTCCATGTTTTGATGGGAATGTGTTAACCCTTGGGATTCTGACCCAGGAATTATGGACAATCAGCCATGATAGTGTGGTGTTGTGGCTCCTATGCAATCAGATTATTACGTGCCACAAAAAGTCCCAGCTGCGTCCGATGTTACATTTCAACACAACGGAGACAGATTAACTCGAACCAGTGCTGCAGACCGTGAGTGAGCGTGTGCCCACAGGAGGAAATGGGGGCTGGCATCAAAATTTATTGTACAGTAATTTGTGTGTTTTTAAGGACAATGTTTTTGattctatttattattattatgacgaTGCTCATTTTCCATAAAATACACATTACTATAGTGATAGATTGTGTTTTGCTTAGTGCAGGACTTGAGGGAGCGGAGCATGACGCAGATTCTCTATTTAATGTTTTTAGCACCCCTGTGTCGTGCTCCGCCTCAACGCCTGGCACTAGGCCTAACTCAGTTTTTCATGGAGTGCCCTTTTAATTCCTTCTTCTACCATTAAAATGAAACACTGTTAATTGTACTGTTTCtttaagggcctgtttacatcacgtTTTGGCCCTAACCTTATCGTGTATGTTGGGAATGCTCCCTTCGTACactctaaacgtgtccataggtctCCATTAGCACAactgaggccaaaagagtgtccttttggtttcagtcaggctggtatatgtcagtatagCTTTTTTTTGGAGGATTGAATAACGTATACTGTACTATTCTATCCTGAGTGATCCTGCAATAAAATAACGCATAAACCGTGTGGTATATGGCTTTTTTAACATTGTGGCCTATTTGTGACGGATGCCActctatggcatccgtcacaggtaaatgttaaacgtatacctcgggAAGCTTTCTCAGGGCCGGAATCCCCGGGAAGAGCATCAGGTAGTGTttggcccggggactccagccctggggaagcccctgacatcactgtccatgtatgaagAGTGGTGTTAGGGGTTTTCAACTATTGAGTCCCCGGccactatggagtccccggctaGAGCATCAGTAGTGTTCTGGTTGGGACTACGGGACTGGAAAAGCCTCTGACGTTACTATCAACATATGAATAAATCAAGGaaaagaagcagcactccaaatagaagatgtaaaaaaaaataattttattcacccatatgtgcaAGGGATGCAACGGTTCAGCTTCTCAATGCAGCTCTTGTCAagcctgcattgagcagctgaaacgttgcatcccttgcacgtatgggtgaataaaaaccgTTTTTTGACATCCATTTGGAGTTCTgccgcctcttttttttttttttttatttgtctacATTTGAGGGATtgacaagtcggatccctggaggctggcAGCCATTTGACCCTTGTGAGGTCTATTTCTGCTGTGCTGCTCTTACCTGTTGGACTCTCAATATATGGCCAGggctcctctaggagcggaatccccggtgatagcgttgccgactctctggccgtggattccaggTTTTTTAAGCtactcacgtcactgtccatatatggacagtgacgtcagggcctcCCTGGACTCAGCCGTTAaaatagcgctgtgcccagggagtttgGGCGACATGTCCCACTGTTTgcttatacagtgggatacgtcagtTTCTTTAATCAGAGGAATATGTTGGGACACCTCTGGCGAAaggaaaaatgtgatgtgaacagtccctaaAAGCCACCAGTGCGAAAGAAAATACAGTTGTTGCCTATAGCCACCAGCAGAACACTATTATTATAATATGGTGGAACCCGGTTGCCATCATATTTTCATTGCACTAGTTTTCAGAAATAAGTACCAGTGTCTGGGGAAATGCACTTGTCGGATCCAAAATGTGAATTAAAAAATTCATTAGCGTAGTCTGATGCTCCTGGGCCATGGGGCAAAATTACAATCTGGGCCCA
Protein-coding regions in this window:
- the LYPD6B gene encoding ly6/PLAUR domain-containing protein 6B yields the protein MMTAPLLFLCAINFFITLKDSACAKNVNSHNVRPPLDPTPFPNSFKCFTCEKSTDNYNCNRWAEDKWCPPNTHYCKTVHHFSSHGKSKSVTKKCATREECHNVGCHHHRDSGHMECISCCDGMICNVDVPTNHTNAVLNFMRSHRKSDAHRVTVFLPAVAAAILVLVIL